A window from Ureaplasma parvum serovar 3 str. ATCC 27815 encodes these proteins:
- a CDS encoding RpiB/LacA/LacB family sugar-phosphate isomerase has product MIKKIYFGNDHAAYEIKDQIITHLKQKGYQIIDEGAQAALGSVDYSTYALKVANDVVNDTKNDSIGILLCGTGIGMNIAASKVHGTRVALVYNESSAKLAKEHNNANIITIGARENSLNQILKMIDDFLTSKFLGERHQKRLDIIAKYEKEQNS; this is encoded by the coding sequence ATGATAAAAAAAATTTATTTTGGTAATGATCATGCTGCTTATGAAATTAAAGATCAAATTATCACTCATTTAAAACAAAAAGGTTATCAAATTATTGATGAAGGTGCACAAGCCGCATTAGGTTCTGTTGATTATAGTACATATGCATTAAAAGTTGCTAATGACGTTGTTAATGATACTAAAAATGATAGCATAGGTATTTTATTATGTGGCACGGGAATAGGTATGAATATAGCAGCAAGCAAAGTGCATGGAACGCGGGTTGCGTTAGTGTATAACGAAAGCAGTGCAAAACTAGCCAAGGAGCATAATAATGCTAACATAATTACTATAGGAGCACGTGAAAATAGTTTAAACCAAATTCTTAAAATGATTGATGATTTTTTAACAAGTAAATTTTTAGGCGAGCGTCACCAAAAACGTTTAGATATAATTGCAAAATATGAAAAAGAGCAAAATAGTTAA
- the prfA gene encoding peptide chain release factor 1, translating to MEYNKKLYEAIERVAIKNDALKKELETVVTDFKKIKEINIQLKKTTKIAEAFAKYKQKLDTGIAAEKILNTEKDLELIELAQMDLDEAKINIPIIENDLKIMLLPTDPNDDKNVIVEMRPAAGGDESSIFVGNLFDTYRAYAENNNWKMKIIEMTPNAVGFSFISFMISGEEVYSRMKFESGVHRVQRVPATESKGRVHTSTITVAVLPEQDEVDVVINPTELRIDTYRASGAGGQHVNRTESAVRITHIPTGVVAACQEGKSQIENRETAMKMLRAKLWEAAQEQQNAEFANLRKNQVGTGDRSEKIRTYNYPQNRVTDHRINLTLNKLDQIMMGELDEIIDALIADEQTGLMANLDI from the coding sequence ATGGAATACAACAAAAAACTTTATGAAGCAATTGAACGAGTCGCTATTAAAAATGACGCTTTAAAAAAAGAATTAGAAACGGTTGTAACAGACTTTAAAAAAATTAAAGAGATTAATATACAGTTAAAAAAAACTACTAAAATTGCTGAAGCCTTTGCAAAATATAAACAAAAATTGGATACTGGTATAGCTGCTGAAAAAATATTAAATACAGAAAAAGATTTAGAATTAATCGAATTAGCACAGATGGATTTAGATGAAGCTAAAATTAATATTCCAATAATTGAAAATGATTTAAAAATTATGCTGTTGCCAACTGATCCTAATGATGATAAAAATGTTATTGTTGAAATGCGCCCTGCTGCTGGAGGGGATGAATCATCAATTTTTGTCGGCAATTTGTTTGATACATATCGTGCTTATGCTGAAAATAATAATTGAAAAATGAAAATTATAGAAATGACTCCGAATGCTGTTGGTTTTAGTTTTATTTCTTTTATGATTTCTGGAGAAGAAGTTTATTCACGAATGAAATTTGAGTCAGGAGTTCATCGAGTACAACGTGTACCTGCTACTGAATCTAAAGGAAGAGTACATACGTCAACAATTACAGTTGCTGTTCTTCCAGAACAAGATGAAGTTGATGTTGTAATTAATCCAACAGAATTAAGAATTGATACTTACCGTGCAAGTGGGGCTGGAGGACAGCATGTTAATAGAACAGAATCAGCTGTAAGAATTACGCATATTCCAACAGGGGTTGTTGCTGCATGTCAAGAGGGAAAATCACAAATTGAAAACCGAGAAACAGCTATGAAAATGTTAAGAGCTAAATTATGAGAAGCAGCTCAAGAACAGCAAAATGCAGAATTTGCTAATTTAAGAAAAAATCAAGTTGGTACAGGGGATCGTTCTGAAAAAATCCGTACTTACAATTATCCACAGAACCGCGTTACTGACCATCGTATTAACCTAACATTAAATAAATTAGACCAAATCATGATGGGTGAGTTAGATGAGATTATTGATGCATTAATTGCTGACGAACAAACTGGTTTAATGGCTAATTTAGATATTTAA
- a CDS encoding HemK/PrmC family methyltransferase, whose amino-acid sequence MTYHQLIFQAYSLLEKKLRNPQVAFQLLYGLDNKINDSYSFSNNRLTIVNSNLEYTYFKLLDEFINGKPLVRILGYGYFCAKRFYVDKNVFAFRVETELLIDVVNKVIQQSTYKIKNVIDVCCGSGVLGLSTKMNFNQLNVSLLDISIDAINNCKKNAKYHNLTDVNFIHKSMQEYFLNTKKRFDLIICNPPYIKSNYELNREVLDYDPINALIDFDHKDGISFYLFIINNIKSIANEKFTIIFEIGFDQKEILEKVIKKNEFPLFYYFINDYNNLCRILIISNIKYENL is encoded by the coding sequence ATGACCTACCATCAATTAATTTTTCAAGCATACTCACTACTTGAAAAAAAATTACGTAATCCACAAGTAGCATTTCAGTTGCTGTACGGATTAGATAATAAAATTAACGATTCTTATAGTTTTTCAAATAACCGCTTAACAATTGTAAATTCTAATTTAGAATATACATATTTTAAACTATTAGATGAATTTATTAATGGAAAACCATTAGTGAGAATTTTAGGATATGGCTATTTTTGTGCAAAGCGCTTTTATGTTGATAAAAATGTTTTTGCTTTTCGTGTTGAAACTGAATTATTAATAGATGTTGTTAATAAAGTAATTCAACAATCCACTTATAAAATTAAAAATGTTATTGATGTTTGTTGTGGTAGTGGTGTTTTAGGGTTAAGTACAAAAATGAATTTTAATCAATTGAATGTTTCATTATTAGATATTTCTATTGATGCAATTAATAATTGCAAAAAAAATGCTAAATATCATAACTTAACAGATGTAAATTTTATTCATAAAAGTATGCAAGAATACTTTTTAAACACAAAAAAACGGTTTGATTTAATTATCTGTAATCCCCCATATATCAAAAGTAATTATGAATTAAATCGTGAAGTCTTAGATTATGACCCCATTAATGCACTTATTGATTTCGATCACAAAGATGGAATTAGTTTTTATTTATTTATAATAAATAACATTAAATCAATTGCTAATGAGAAATTCACTATTATTTTTGAAATTGGTTTTGATCAAAAAGAAATTTTAGAAAAAGTTATTAAAAAAAATGAATTTCCTCTTTTTTACTACTTTATAAATGATTATAATAATCTATGTAGAATTTTAATAATAAGTAATATTAAATATGAAAATTTATAG
- a CDS encoding L-threonylcarbamoyladenylate synthase, with protein MKIYRITNLNVIYDALMANKCVLIPTDTIIGLLAKNQDVIYEIKQRDRNKKIIRFVADYKLLGDLTVEQKQFLDLFWPGSVTIIKNGISYRMPNSPYILKLIQKLGPLYCSSANISGEEPIKNHNEAIFKFGANSKLIYVEAQQQIGVPSTIVDIDKWEYIRRGANVEMVDMFIKELKDNKTGK; from the coding sequence ATGAAAATTTATAGAATAACTAATTTAAATGTGATTTATGATGCTTTAATGGCCAATAAATGTGTTCTAATCCCTACTGATACTATCATTGGTTTATTAGCAAAAAATCAAGATGTAATTTATGAAATTAAGCAACGTGATCGAAATAAGAAAATCATCCGCTTTGTAGCCGATTACAAATTACTTGGTGATTTAACTGTAGAACAAAAGCAATTTTTAGATCTTTTTTGACCAGGTTCTGTCACTATCATTAAAAATGGTATTTCTTATCGTATGCCAAATAGCCCTTATATACTAAAATTAATTCAAAAGTTAGGTCCGTTATATTGTAGTAGTGCTAATATTTCAGGTGAAGAACCAATTAAAAATCATAATGAAGCAATTTTTAAATTTGGAGCAAATAGTAAACTAATTTATGTTGAAGCACAACAACAAATTGGTGTTCCATCAACTATTGTTGACATCGATAAATGAGAATACATTCGTCGTGGTGCTAATGTTGAGATGGTAGATATGTTTATTAAAGAACTAAAAGATAATAAAACAGGGAAATAA
- the rpmE gene encoding 50S ribosomal protein L31, which yields MRDIHPVSKPCVYNCVTCKKEFIIDSAAKNTEVAIEVCSNCHTFFIGKQNATTTLRGRAEKLNNRFEAGLNNINKKPEKKKIQGKSEPRKSLNEL from the coding sequence ATGAGAGATATTCATCCAGTAAGCAAACCATGCGTTTATAATTGTGTAACATGTAAAAAAGAATTTATAATTGATTCTGCAGCAAAAAATACAGAAGTTGCAATTGAAGTTTGTTCAAATTGCCATACATTTTTTATTGGTAAACAAAACGCAACTACAACATTACGTGGTCGTGCTGAAAAACTAAATAATCGTTTTGAAGCTGGTTTAAATAACATTAATAAAAAACCAGAAAAGAAAAAAATACAAGGTAAATCTGAACCAAGAAAAAGTTTAAACGAATTATAA
- a CDS encoding PQ-loop domain-containing transporter codes for MLNILNNVSNSSLYSAASNATAQTGSNLINDLVPETLTASGISIAISVFSVIGTIVIALSVLPQTIKTLREKDTASLSLLLFLLNGIATAFLTLYGIGLVTVHPNSFSFLVDIKNGMFIYNREEWVAGYLICGIFLIMGEALCSVTSFIVLFCKVNNMIKAKKMGMSEEEYYEKQIKPFLKVKGAN; via the coding sequence ATGTTAAATATTTTAAATAATGTATCTAATTCTTCACTATATTCAGCCGCTTCAAATGCTACTGCGCAAACTGGTTCAAATTTGATCAATGATCTAGTTCCAGAAACATTAACCGCTTCAGGAATTAGTATCGCTATTTCTGTTTTTAGTGTTATAGGTACGATCGTTATTGCTTTGAGTGTATTGCCACAAACAATTAAAACTTTACGTGAAAAAGATACAGCTTCATTAAGTTTATTACTATTCTTGCTTAATGGTATTGCTACAGCCTTTTTAACTCTATACGGTATTGGACTTGTTACAGTTCATCCAAATTCATTTTCATTCTTAGTGGATATTAAAAACGGAATGTTCATTTATAATAGAGAAGAGTGAGTTGCTGGATACTTAATCTGCGGTATCTTCTTAATTATGGGTGAAGCATTATGTTCAGTAACTTCATTTATTGTTCTATTCTGCAAAGTTAATAACATGATTAAAGCTAAAAAAATGGGAATGAGCGAAGAAGAATATTATGAAAAACAAATTAAACCATTCCTAAAAGTGAAAGGAGCTAACTAA